From Ignavibacteriales bacterium, one genomic window encodes:
- a CDS encoding glycyl-radical enzyme activating protein: MNTADVVFNIQRFSLHDGPGIRTTVFLKGCSMSCFWCHNPEGQHPEPELRYFPDRCIACGQCVIACPNHAHEMHDGAHVFLRDKCDLIGKCVETCYSRALQLEGRVMSVDQVMDEVLADRSFYESSGGGVTLSGGEPALSKDFAAAILEQCKNHQLHTAIETCGEVPWASLEALLPITDLIMMDIKHVDSGKHQSATGQPNDRILSNARQLALSGATIIFRTPVVHSVNDTEEEIKQIASFVRELIELRKSSGRDANGGIRYELLAFHKLAAEKYPSLGLEYKARDVEPPTKQTMTVLLNAARQCGIDVSMR, encoded by the coding sequence ATGAACACTGCTGATGTCGTTTTCAACATCCAACGCTTTTCCCTGCACGATGGTCCGGGCATCCGCACAACTGTGTTCCTCAAAGGATGCTCCATGAGCTGCTTCTGGTGCCACAATCCCGAAGGGCAGCACCCGGAACCGGAGCTTCGCTATTTTCCCGATCGCTGCATCGCCTGCGGACAATGTGTCATCGCATGCCCGAACCATGCCCATGAAATGCATGACGGGGCACATGTCTTTCTACGCGACAAGTGCGATCTGATCGGAAAGTGCGTTGAAACATGTTACTCGCGTGCCCTTCAACTGGAAGGACGCGTCATGTCGGTTGACCAGGTCATGGATGAAGTGCTGGCCGACAGATCGTTTTACGAGTCGTCCGGCGGGGGTGTCACGCTCTCAGGCGGTGAGCCGGCACTGAGCAAGGATTTTGCGGCGGCAATTCTTGAGCAGTGCAAGAACCATCAGCTGCATACAGCAATCGAAACGTGCGGCGAAGTTCCGTGGGCATCGCTCGAGGCTCTCCTTCCCATCACCGACCTGATCATGATGGATATCAAGCATGTCGATTCCGGCAAGCATCAGAGTGCGACCGGCCAGCCGAATGACCGAATCCTTTCGAATGCACGCCAGCTTGCCCTGAGCGGAGCGACGATAATCTTTCGCACGCCAGTCGTCCACTCGGTGAATGACACGGAAGAGGAAATCAAACAGATCGCCTCTTTTGTTCGAGAGCTGATCGAACTTCGCAAGAGCTCCGGCCGGGACGCGAACGGAGGGATCAGATACGAACTCCTCGCATTTCATAAGCTGGCCGCAGAAAAATATCCAAGCCTGGGTCTGGAGTACAAAGCACGGGACGTCGAGCCGCCGACGAAGCAAACAATGACGGTGCTCCTCAACGCCGCACGCCAATGCGGCATCGACGTTTCCATGCGATAG
- a CDS encoding T9SS type A sorting domain-containing protein has protein sequence MRPLAMILFVVCLVQTTTVGQTILYHENFEDSSATWWNTQQKFKIVSEGSNKILQGTGYAVASMGESWDDYRFVVLVKLASGSVHLVSRQAKSGRYAIGVFQNIITLTRTNWPENVHTQLAQSNLSIGFNVWHLFKIEGVGDLIRVYVDNILYITYKDPAPLLYGQIGLEVLDNSTAYFDDIVVETDKIIPKQGADWVRTGGPLGGIGYDVRIDPTDPNIIYVTDQWAGVHKSYDGARTWYPKNEGITSRFGSTGDGIPIFSLTVDPNDPNIVWCGTLGMTGVYRSTDKGEHWQQKNNGIPSTARLTFRSFTIQPGNSNVVYCGTEWVLSGNEIPAGQTAASRGKIYKTTNGGDSWNELLDSDALVRTIIVDPANTNIVYAATGIFDRDDVHEEGIWKSTDAGKTWFHINNGVTNLTVGHIEMDPNNSNILFASAGRLNDFGGGLNAEMGEILRTTNGGQSWTRQYGGYPGLPFIYVKIDDANSNVVYASASDRGFFKSTDKGITWFQTTYNPPYINPGHIISIATCKSKPNWLITNSYGGGVFVSEDGARNWSAASKGYTGCEVTDIAVAYDDPLKAVVVARSSVFKSTDGGDNWFGIGAMSMRFNNMPNGPLEMRSVAIHPLNSNIMVSTDMGDRIFKTTDGGGSWRVVFQLPGDEIRTIVYAPSNPTILYAGCVIRGGYQIDRPFPFDPTQPSYGVLKSTDGGETWQYVNNGLELTTKNINHIAVHPASPDTVYLGELNSGVYKSVDGGRSWFKSSTGITVPDVRAIAIDYANPRVVYAGSQRGGIYKSTNSGQDWQVINYGMDPEAAIRSIVVDPTNSQTIYAGDWRSGVYRSLDAGKSWYRINAGLRTRAVQKLAISKDGQYLYAGTQGEGVFRLALNRARPSIQSVIPDTSRSIQIAKGDSLLFTMNAIGLNNDVIHYSWYLNYSLIPNRDLPQYFLKTDKLEFGEHQLKVVVTDSFSSSQATWHVRVISVLSVNADGKDIPTEYQLFQNYPNPFNPSTTVRYSLPKTANVSLRIFNTLGQEVSVLVNEEKGAGYYPVQWNANVPSGLYFYRLQAGEFVETKKMILMK, from the coding sequence ATGCGACCATTAGCCATGATTCTCTTCGTCGTCTGTCTAGTACAAACGACGACAGTTGGGCAAACCATTCTCTATCACGAGAACTTCGAGGATAGCTCTGCAACGTGGTGGAATACCCAGCAGAAGTTCAAGATTGTTTCAGAGGGATCCAACAAGATACTGCAGGGGACCGGCTATGCGGTTGCGAGTATGGGTGAAAGCTGGGACGATTATCGATTTGTAGTACTTGTCAAGTTAGCGAGCGGAAGTGTACATCTCGTATCCAGACAGGCGAAAAGTGGCAGATATGCCATCGGAGTATTTCAGAACATTATTACGTTGACTCGCACCAACTGGCCCGAGAATGTTCATACTCAGCTAGCGCAATCCAACCTCAGTATTGGCTTCAATGTATGGCACCTTTTCAAAATTGAAGGTGTCGGTGATCTCATCAGAGTCTATGTGGACAACATCTTGTACATAACCTATAAGGATCCGGCACCATTGTTGTACGGCCAAATCGGGTTGGAGGTTCTTGATAACAGCACAGCTTATTTTGATGACATCGTTGTGGAGACCGACAAGATAATCCCCAAACAAGGAGCGGACTGGGTCCGTACCGGCGGGCCTCTTGGTGGGATTGGCTACGATGTTCGCATAGATCCGACTGACCCCAATATCATATATGTTACAGACCAATGGGCCGGTGTCCACAAAAGTTATGATGGCGCGAGAACCTGGTACCCAAAGAACGAGGGGATCACAAGCAGATTTGGCTCAACAGGTGATGGAATACCAATTTTCAGTTTGACTGTTGATCCCAATGATCCGAACATCGTGTGGTGCGGAACCCTTGGGATGACAGGAGTATACAGATCCACAGACAAGGGGGAGCACTGGCAACAAAAGAATAATGGCATACCTTCAACAGCGCGCCTCACGTTTCGCTCGTTCACCATTCAGCCGGGGAACTCCAACGTTGTTTATTGCGGCACCGAATGGGTGCTATCGGGCAATGAAATACCTGCCGGTCAAACAGCAGCATCGCGGGGCAAAATATATAAAACCACCAACGGAGGCGACAGCTGGAATGAATTGCTGGATTCCGATGCGTTGGTTCGAACAATAATCGTTGATCCTGCCAATACAAATATCGTCTATGCAGCAACTGGGATTTTTGATCGTGACGATGTGCATGAAGAGGGTATATGGAAAAGTACTGACGCTGGCAAAACGTGGTTTCATATCAATAACGGTGTGACAAACTTAACGGTTGGTCATATTGAAATGGATCCAAACAACTCGAATATCTTGTTTGCCTCTGCAGGTAGATTGAACGATTTTGGCGGCGGCTTAAATGCTGAAATGGGCGAAATATTGAGAACCACAAACGGTGGTCAATCGTGGACCCGCCAATATGGGGGATATCCTGGCCTTCCTTTCATCTATGTCAAAATTGATGACGCCAATTCCAATGTGGTTTATGCCTCTGCATCAGACCGAGGATTTTTCAAAAGCACCGATAAGGGAATAACTTGGTTTCAAACGACATATAATCCTCCTTATATCAATCCCGGTCACATCATTAGTATCGCCACGTGTAAAAGTAAACCCAACTGGCTGATTACCAACAGCTATGGTGGCGGAGTATTCGTCTCTGAGGATGGCGCAAGAAATTGGAGTGCTGCCAGCAAGGGATACACCGGATGCGAGGTAACTGATATCGCTGTTGCCTATGATGATCCGCTCAAAGCAGTTGTGGTTGCAAGAAGCAGTGTTTTTAAGAGCACGGATGGCGGAGACAACTGGTTTGGGATCGGGGCGATGTCGATGAGGTTCAACAATATGCCTAATGGACCACTGGAAATGAGAAGTGTAGCCATACACCCGCTCAATTCCAACATCATGGTGAGCACTGATATGGGGGATAGGATTTTCAAAACCACAGACGGCGGCGGAAGCTGGAGAGTTGTTTTCCAATTGCCCGGGGACGAAATAAGGACGATTGTCTATGCGCCTTCAAATCCGACCATATTGTATGCCGGATGTGTGATCCGTGGCGGTTATCAGATCGATCGTCCCTTTCCGTTCGATCCAACGCAACCAAGCTATGGCGTCCTCAAATCCACCGATGGAGGAGAAACCTGGCAATATGTCAACAACGGCTTGGAATTGACGACCAAAAATATCAACCACATTGCTGTGCATCCTGCTAGTCCGGATACCGTTTATCTGGGAGAGCTGAATTCTGGTGTGTACAAATCGGTGGATGGTGGAAGATCGTGGTTCAAGAGTTCAACAGGCATCACCGTGCCGGATGTTCGAGCGATCGCCATTGATTACGCCAATCCAAGAGTTGTCTATGCGGGAAGTCAAAGGGGAGGCATCTACAAGAGCACAAACAGCGGACAGGACTGGCAAGTTATCAACTATGGGATGGACCCGGAAGCAGCTATCCGATCCATTGTTGTTGATCCAACAAATTCCCAAACGATCTATGCGGGAGACTGGCGCAGCGGTGTCTATCGCTCTCTCGATGCCGGAAAATCATGGTATCGCATCAACGCAGGACTACGTACACGAGCAGTTCAAAAACTGGCGATAAGTAAAGACGGACAATACCTCTATGCCGGTACGCAAGGTGAGGGAGTATTTCGCCTTGCGTTGAATCGAGCCCGCCCTAGTATTCAATCAGTAATCCCCGATACAAGTCGTTCGATTCAAATTGCGAAGGGTGATAGTCTATTGTTTACAATGAATGCAATCGGCTTGAATAACGATGTTATCCACTATAGCTGGTACCTCAACTATTCTCTAATTCCAAATCGGGATTTGCCTCAATACTTCTTGAAGACCGATAAGCTTGAATTTGGTGAGCACCAGCTCAAGGTAGTAGTTACCGACAGTTTTTCGTCATCACAAGCAACCTGGCATGTAAGAGTCATCTCTGTTCTATCAGTAAACGCAGATGGAAAAGATATTCCGACGGAATACCAGCTCTTTCAAAACTATCCCAACCCGTTCAACCCAAGTACAACGGTCAGGTACTCATTGCCGAAGACAGCAAATGTGTCGCTCAGGATCTTCAACACACTGGGTCAGGAAGTCTCAGTGCTTGTAAATGAAGAGAAGGGAGCCGGTTATTACCCGGTTCAGTGGAACGCCAATGTACCCAGCGGCTTATACTTCTATCGCTTGCAGGCAGGGGAATTTGTGGAAACGAAGAAGATGATTCTGATGAAATAG